The following proteins are co-located in the Streptococcus anginosus genome:
- the alr gene encoding alanine racemase produces the protein MKTSNHRPTKAIVDLAAIQFNIKQIAAHIPDNVEKWAVVKADAYGHGAVAVTQSIEPIVDGFCVSNIDEAVELREAGILKKILVLGVSTIQSVLLAIKYKITYTVASLEWIDLLLKSDIDLTGLVVHIKIDSGMGRIGFRNSQDAQEAIHRLEKAGAQVEGIFTHFATADEADTHKFETQLARFKEILGQLETVPPIVHASNSATTLWHAETVMNAVRLGDIIYGLNPSGRTLELPYEMKPALSLVSELVHVKQLEAGADVGYGATYTSENSQYIGTIPLGYADGWTRGMQGFNVLVDGNPCPIVGRVSMDQITVRLPQFYPIGTSVVLIGESGKEAISATDVAEKRETINYEVVCLISDRVPRVYKE, from the coding sequence ATGAAAACGAGTAATCATCGGCCTACTAAGGCTATTGTGGATTTGGCTGCTATTCAATTTAATATTAAACAAATTGCAGCGCATATTCCAGACAATGTAGAAAAATGGGCTGTTGTCAAGGCAGATGCCTATGGTCACGGTGCAGTCGCTGTTACGCAATCTATTGAGCCAATTGTGGATGGCTTTTGTGTTTCCAATATTGATGAAGCGGTAGAGCTGAGAGAAGCTGGTATTTTAAAAAAAATTCTGGTTCTGGGAGTATCAACTATCCAGTCTGTTCTGTTGGCAATTAAATACAAGATTACTTATACGGTGGCTAGTTTAGAATGGATTGATTTGCTTTTGAAGTCAGACATAGACCTAACTGGACTGGTTGTTCATATAAAAATTGATTCTGGAATGGGGCGGATTGGTTTTCGAAATAGCCAAGACGCTCAAGAAGCGATTCATCGTTTGGAAAAGGCAGGTGCTCAGGTCGAAGGAATTTTCACCCATTTTGCGACAGCTGATGAAGCAGATACGCATAAATTTGAAACTCAGCTGGCACGTTTTAAAGAAATTTTAGGGCAATTAGAAACCGTTCCACCGATTGTTCACGCTAGTAATTCTGCAACGACTCTTTGGCATGCAGAGACTGTGATGAATGCGGTGCGTCTGGGGGATATTATCTATGGTCTCAATCCTAGCGGTCGTACGTTGGAGCTCCCTTATGAAATGAAGCCGGCTCTTTCTCTGGTGTCGGAATTGGTTCATGTCAAGCAGCTGGAAGCAGGAGCAGATGTGGGGTACGGAGCTACTTATACGAGTGAAAATTCGCAGTATATTGGAACGATTCCGCTGGGCTATGCTGATGGCTGGACGCGAGGTATGCAAGGCTTTAATGTTTTAGTTGACGGGAATCCTTGTCCCATTGTTGGACGCGTATCTATGGATCAGATTACTGTTCGTTTACCTCAGTTTTATCCTATTGGAACGTCAGTTGTCCTTATCGGTGAAAGTGGTAAAGAAGCTATTTCTGCAACAGATGTGGCAGAAAAACGGGAAACCATCAATTACGAGGTGGTTTGTTTGATCAGCGACCGCGTCCCTAGAGTTTACAAAGAATGA
- the recG gene encoding ATP-dependent DNA helicase RecG → MNLHQPLTVLPGVGPKSAEKFTRLGIENLQDLLLYFPFRYEDFKSKNVLELEDGEKAVISGLVVTPANVQYYGYKRNRLRFTIKQGEVVLAVNFFNQPYLADKVEVGSTISIFGKWDKAKASLTGMKILAQVEDDLQPVYRVAQGISQASLVKVIKTAFDQGLELLLEENLPQILLERYQLVERSQAVRAMHFPKNLTEYKQALRRIKFEELFYFQMQLQVLKHETKDVSQGLIIPWRADLLEKKKATLPFELTAAQERSLNEILQDMQAPTHMNRLLQGDVGSGKTVIAGLAMYATYTAGFQSALMVPTEILAEQHFDSLSQLFPELRIILLTGGMKPTERRQALEAIEAGQVDMIVGTHALIQESVTYHQLGLVIIDEQHRFGVGQRRILREKGNNPDVLMMTATPIPRTLAITAFGDMDVSIIDQMPAGRKPIITRWVKHEQLEVVLDWLRKELQRGAQVYVISPLIEESEALDLKNAIALEEELKAYFGDKAQVALLHGKMKSEEKDTIMQDFKKGKIDILVSTTVIEVGVNVPNATVMLIMDADRFGLSQLHQLRGRVGRGDKQSYAVLVANPKTESGKKRMKIMTETTDGFVLAEEDLKMRGSGEIFGTRQSGLPEFQVADIVEDYPILEEARKVASQIVSTPDWRTNADWHIVALHLDKQDYLD, encoded by the coding sequence ATGAATTTACACCAACCTTTAACGGTTCTGCCGGGTGTAGGACCGAAATCTGCTGAAAAGTTTACTAGGCTGGGAATTGAAAACCTACAGGATTTACTACTCTATTTTCCATTTCGCTATGAAGATTTTAAAAGTAAGAATGTGTTAGAACTGGAAGATGGTGAAAAGGCGGTTATCTCAGGACTTGTCGTTACGCCAGCCAATGTGCAGTATTATGGCTATAAACGTAATCGTCTACGTTTTACTATAAAACAAGGCGAAGTGGTGCTTGCAGTCAATTTTTTTAACCAACCCTATCTGGCAGACAAAGTGGAGGTTGGTTCAACCATTTCTATTTTCGGGAAATGGGATAAAGCAAAAGCGAGTCTGACAGGTATGAAAATCTTAGCACAAGTGGAGGATGACTTACAGCCTGTCTATCGAGTGGCACAAGGGATTAGTCAAGCTAGTTTGGTGAAAGTCATTAAGACAGCTTTTGACCAAGGCTTAGAACTTCTGTTGGAAGAAAATCTGCCTCAAATTCTGCTGGAGCGCTATCAGTTAGTGGAACGCAGTCAGGCTGTGCGAGCCATGCATTTTCCAAAAAACTTAACAGAGTACAAACAAGCTTTGCGTCGGATCAAGTTTGAAGAGCTTTTTTACTTTCAAATGCAATTGCAAGTTCTCAAACATGAAACAAAAGATGTTAGTCAGGGCTTAATTATTCCTTGGCGGGCAGATTTGCTAGAAAAGAAAAAAGCTACTCTACCTTTTGAGTTAACGGCTGCTCAAGAGCGCAGTCTAAACGAGATTTTACAGGATATGCAAGCGCCCACTCACATGAATCGACTGTTGCAAGGAGATGTCGGCAGCGGAAAGACAGTGATTGCAGGTTTAGCCATGTATGCTACCTATACGGCTGGTTTTCAGTCTGCTCTTATGGTACCGACTGAAATTTTGGCAGAGCAGCATTTTGATAGTTTGAGCCAACTTTTTCCTGAACTACGGATAATTCTGTTGACAGGAGGAATGAAGCCGACAGAACGCAGACAAGCACTAGAAGCGATTGAGGCTGGTCAGGTAGATATGATTGTCGGTACTCATGCTTTGATTCAAGAAAGTGTGACATATCATCAGCTTGGTCTGGTGATTATTGATGAACAGCACCGTTTTGGAGTGGGACAGAGACGAATTTTGCGGGAAAAAGGAAATAATCCTGATGTGCTCATGATGACCGCAACGCCCATTCCTAGGACGCTTGCTATTACTGCTTTTGGTGATATGGATGTGTCAATTATTGACCAAATGCCAGCTGGGCGTAAGCCGATTATCACTCGTTGGGTCAAGCATGAGCAGTTGGAAGTAGTTCTGGATTGGTTGAGGAAAGAGCTGCAACGAGGTGCTCAGGTCTATGTCATCTCTCCTTTGATTGAGGAGTCGGAAGCTCTGGATCTGAAAAATGCTATTGCTTTGGAAGAGGAATTAAAGGCTTATTTCGGTGACAAAGCACAAGTAGCTCTGCTACATGGTAAAATGAAGAGCGAAGAAAAAGATACCATTATGCAGGATTTTAAGAAAGGAAAAATTGACATTCTGGTTTCCACGACTGTTATTGAAGTCGGTGTCAATGTGCCCAATGCTACGGTCATGCTAATCATGGATGCGGATCGATTTGGGCTCAGCCAGCTTCATCAGTTACGTGGTCGAGTAGGACGTGGAGATAAACAGTCTTATGCGGTTCTTGTAGCCAATCCTAAGACAGAATCCGGCAAGAAACGCATGAAAATCATGACGGAAACGACTGACGGTTTTGTCTTAGCTGAGGAAGATTTGAAAATGCGTGGTTCTGGTGAAATCTTCGGCACTCGTCAGTCCGGTTTGCCGGAATTTCAGGTGGCAGATATTGTAGAGGATTATCCAATTTTAGAGGAGGCCAGAAAAGTCGCCAGTCAAATTGTGTCCACTCCTGATTGGCGAACGAATGCAGATTGGCATATTGTAGCGCTTCATTTGGACAAGCAGGACTACTTGGATTGA
- a CDS encoding asparaginase yields MTKRILVLHTGGTISMQADTTGKVITNEHNPMNHVAVPLEGIQVTALDVFNIPSPHITPQHMLQLYQKIKTDGKHFDGVVITHGTDTLEETAYFLDTMELPDIPVVLTGAMRSSNELGSDGVYNYLSALRVAGDDKARGKGVLVVMNDEVHAAKYVTKTHTTNVGTFQTPTHGPLGLIMKQEILYFKTAEPRVRFHLDKISGLVPIIPAYAGMKTELLDMLDLEKIDGLIIEGFGAGNLPQEVAQKLRQLANSGLPIALVSRCFNGIAEPVYAYEGGGVKLHESGIMFVKELNAPKARIKLLIALNAGLQGQALRNYIEG; encoded by the coding sequence ATGACCAAAAGAATTCTAGTTTTACATACTGGCGGTACTATTTCCATGCAGGCGGATACTACTGGAAAAGTCATCACAAACGAACACAATCCCATGAACCATGTTGCAGTTCCTTTAGAAGGCATTCAAGTGACGGCTCTTGATGTTTTCAATATTCCTAGCCCTCACATAACACCACAGCACATGCTGCAATTGTATCAAAAAATCAAGACAGACGGGAAGCATTTTGACGGGGTTGTCATTACTCATGGAACGGACACTCTGGAAGAAACAGCTTATTTTTTGGATACCATGGAACTTCCAGATATTCCTGTCGTCTTGACCGGTGCCATGCGAAGCTCCAACGAACTAGGAAGTGACGGAGTTTACAATTACTTATCTGCACTTCGTGTAGCAGGTGATGACAAAGCACGCGGAAAAGGCGTTCTGGTGGTTATGAATGATGAAGTCCATGCTGCCAAATACGTGACCAAAACGCATACAACCAATGTCGGCACTTTTCAAACGCCAACTCATGGACCACTCGGACTGATTATGAAGCAAGAAATCCTCTATTTCAAAACAGCTGAACCACGCGTTCGTTTTCATTTAGATAAAATTTCTGGGTTAGTACCGATTATCCCAGCCTACGCTGGAATGAAAACTGAACTGCTTGATATGCTAGACTTGGAAAAGATAGACGGTCTCATCATTGAAGGCTTTGGCGCTGGAAATCTGCCACAAGAAGTTGCCCAAAAGCTCAGACAACTTGCGAATTCTGGATTGCCAATTGCACTTGTATCACGTTGCTTTAACGGGATTGCAGAGCCAGTTTACGCTTATGAAGGAGGCGGTGTAAAGTTACACGAATCAGGAATCATGTTTGTCAAAGAGCTGAATGCACCTAAAGCTCGTATCAAGCTGCTAATCGCCCTGAATGCTGGACTTCAAGGACAAGCCTTAAGAAACTATATTGAAGGTTGA
- a CDS encoding Cof-type HAD-IIB family hydrolase: MEIKAVFFDIDGTLVNDSRTVLKSTEQAIHSLKQQGILVGLATGRGPFFVQSFMEQLDLDFAVTYNGQYIFSKDKVISAKPIDKTSLRHLIQYARQHKIEISFGTKSGVIGSKIMSFGMSKFSQWTSRFVPKKMTHLVNKSFNNVISKALPQQEDDLLKSIQEPIYQVLMLATPKETQAIEADFPDLKFTRSSPFAADIVNQGMSKLEGIKLVGKEYGFDINQVMAFGDSDNDVEMLAGVGMSIAMGNGTSRVKEVAKHTTSSNSQDGIHKALEHFGILASEKVFISSDHHFNKVKEFHGIMDECTQEEPILWTTEGARHRAGFKVEELVEFLRAASPSEEIFNQSVQSLHKAIDKASDKVKQKSNAEMSLVGQVDALIDMLYFTYGSFVLMGVDPERLFEIVHQANMGKLFPDGKAHFDPVTHKILKPDDWEKNYAPEPAIKKELERQIQAYQRNCEKNEE; this comes from the coding sequence ATGGAAATTAAAGCAGTCTTTTTTGATATTGATGGGACATTAGTAAATGATAGTCGAACGGTCTTGAAATCCACAGAACAAGCGATTCATAGTTTAAAACAGCAAGGTATTTTAGTTGGTTTAGCGACAGGTCGGGGTCCATTTTTTGTTCAATCTTTTATGGAGCAGTTGGATTTGGACTTTGCAGTAACCTATAATGGACAATATATTTTTTCAAAAGATAAAGTCATTTCTGCGAAGCCAATTGATAAAACTAGTTTGCGTCACCTGATTCAGTATGCTCGCCAGCATAAAATAGAAATCTCGTTTGGAACAAAATCAGGAGTGATTGGCTCCAAAATCATGAGCTTTGGCATGAGCAAGTTTTCTCAATGGACCAGTCGTTTTGTTCCGAAGAAGATGACACACTTGGTCAATAAAAGTTTCAACAATGTGATTAGTAAGGCACTTCCTCAACAGGAGGATGATTTATTGAAATCTATTCAAGAGCCGATTTACCAAGTACTGATGCTGGCAACACCAAAAGAAACACAAGCTATCGAAGCGGATTTTCCAGATTTAAAGTTTACTCGTAGCAGTCCTTTCGCAGCTGATATCGTCAATCAAGGAATGTCAAAGTTAGAAGGAATTAAGCTCGTTGGAAAAGAATACGGTTTTGACATCAATCAAGTCATGGCTTTCGGTGATTCTGATAATGATGTTGAGATGTTAGCGGGCGTTGGCATGTCTATTGCCATGGGAAATGGAACCAGTCGAGTGAAAGAAGTTGCAAAACACACAACCAGCAGCAATAGTCAGGACGGGATTCATAAAGCTTTGGAACACTTTGGCATTTTAGCGAGTGAAAAAGTCTTTATCAGTAGCGACCACCACTTTAATAAGGTTAAAGAATTTCATGGGATAATGGATGAATGCACGCAGGAAGAGCCCATCCTGTGGACAACAGAGGGTGCTCGTCATCGTGCAGGTTTCAAGGTAGAAGAGCTAGTGGAATTTTTACGTGCAGCCAGTCCGTCAGAAGAAATTTTCAATCAGTCTGTTCAATCTTTGCATAAAGCGATAGATAAAGCTTCCGATAAGGTTAAACAGAAGAGTAACGCAGAGATGTCTCTCGTTGGACAAGTAGATGCACTGATTGATATGCTATATTTTACTTATGGTAGTTTTGTTTTAATGGGAGTAGATCCTGAGCGTTTATTTGAAATTGTACACCAAGCGAATATGGGGAAACTCTTCCCAGATGGTAAAGCGCACTTTGACCCAGTTACTCATAAAATTTTAAAACCAGATGATTGGGAAAAAAATTATGCACCGGAACCTGCTATCAAAAAAGAGCTTGAACGCCAAATTCAGGCTTATCAACGAAATTGTGAAAAAAATGAAGAATAA
- a CDS encoding universal stress protein codes for MLQRYQNIMVAVDGSHEAELAFEKGVNVALRNNSRLTIAHVIDTRALQSVSTFDAEVYEELQEDAKKLMDQYAEKAKEAGVGNVVTVVEMGNPKTLLATDIPEEQKVDLIMVGATGLNAFERLLVGSSSEYILRHAKVDLLVVRDKEKTL; via the coding sequence ATGCTACAAAGATATCAAAACATTATGGTCGCTGTTGACGGTTCTCACGAAGCTGAGCTTGCTTTTGAAAAGGGCGTAAATGTGGCGCTGAGAAATAATTCGCGTTTAACAATAGCACATGTTATTGATACACGTGCATTGCAAAGCGTTTCTACATTTGATGCAGAAGTCTATGAAGAATTACAAGAAGACGCAAAAAAACTCATGGATCAATATGCTGAAAAAGCCAAAGAAGCTGGCGTGGGAAATGTTGTCACAGTTGTTGAAATGGGAAATCCGAAAACCCTTCTTGCCACTGATATTCCAGAAGAACAAAAAGTTGATCTCATCATGGTCGGTGCTACCGGGCTCAATGCCTTTGAACGGTTACTGGTTGGTTCCTCATCTGAATACATCTTGCGTCATGCAAAAGTTGACTTACTTGTTGTTCGTGATAAGGAAAAAACATTATAA
- a CDS encoding pyridoxal phosphate-dependent aminotransferase — MKEFNKSTKLEHVAYDIRGPVLEEAMRMRANGEKILRLNTGNPAEFGFTAPDEVIHDLIMNARDSEGYSDSKGIFSARKAIMQYCQLKNIPNVDIDDVYLGNGVSELIVMSMQGLLDNGDEVLVPMPDYPLWTAAVSLAGGNAVHYLCDEAADWYPDIDDIRSKITSNTKAIVVINPNNPTGALYPKEVLEELVGVARQNNLIIFADEIYDRLVMDGEKHTAIASLAPDLFCVSMNGLSKSHRIAGFRVGWMVLSGPKYHVKDYIEGLNMLSNMRLCSNVLSQHVVQTSLGGYQSVDELLLPGGRIYEQRNFIYKAINEIPGLSATKPKAGLYIFPKIDREMYRVDDDEQFVLDFLKQEKILLVHGRGFNWKDPDHFRIVYLPRVDELAQIQEKMTRFLSQYRR, encoded by the coding sequence ATGAAAGAATTTAATAAATCAACAAAATTAGAACATGTGGCTTATGATATTCGAGGTCCCGTCTTAGAAGAAGCTATGCGGATGCGTGCCAACGGTGAGAAAATCCTCCGTTTGAACACAGGAAACCCAGCTGAGTTTGGTTTTACAGCGCCAGATGAGGTGATTCATGACTTGATTATGAATGCGCGTGATAGTGAGGGCTATTCAGACTCGAAAGGGATTTTTTCTGCTCGGAAAGCTATTATGCAATATTGCCAGTTAAAGAATATTCCAAATGTTGATATTGACGATGTCTACCTTGGAAATGGAGTCAGCGAGTTGATTGTCATGTCTATGCAAGGTTTGTTAGATAATGGCGATGAGGTGCTGGTACCTATGCCGGATTATCCTCTCTGGACCGCAGCGGTCAGTTTAGCGGGAGGGAATGCTGTTCATTATCTTTGTGATGAAGCTGCTGATTGGTACCCAGATATTGATGACATTAGATCGAAAATTACTTCTAATACAAAAGCTATTGTCGTTATCAACCCAAACAATCCGACAGGAGCTTTGTATCCTAAAGAGGTGTTAGAAGAACTTGTTGGGGTTGCGCGGCAAAACAACTTGATTATTTTTGCAGATGAGATTTATGACCGTTTAGTGATGGACGGTGAGAAACATACGGCTATCGCAAGTTTGGCTCCTGACCTTTTTTGTGTCAGCATGAACGGCTTGTCTAAATCACATCGTATTGCTGGTTTTCGTGTCGGATGGATGGTACTGTCTGGTCCTAAATATCACGTAAAAGATTATATTGAAGGGCTGAATATGCTATCCAATATGCGGTTGTGTTCAAATGTCTTATCTCAGCATGTGGTACAAACGTCACTCGGCGGTTATCAATCAGTCGATGAATTGTTGCTTCCTGGTGGTCGTATTTATGAGCAACGGAATTTTATTTACAAGGCTATCAATGAAATTCCGGGTTTGTCGGCAACCAAACCTAAAGCGGGGCTTTATATTTTTCCTAAAATTGATAGGGAAATGTATCGAGTAGATGACGATGAGCAATTCGTGCTGGATTTCTTAAAGCAAGAAAAGATTTTACTGGTGCATGGACGAGGTTTTAACTGGAAAGACCCAGATCATTTTCGTATTGTTTATCTGCCTCGTGTAGATGAATTGGCACAAATTCAAGAGAAAATGACTCGTTTCTTAAGTCAATATCGGAGATGA
- the codY gene encoding GTP-sensing pleiotropic transcriptional regulator CodY — protein sequence MANLLAKTRKITSILRRSDERLQDELPYNAITQQLAEIMDCNACIVNSKGRLLGYFMRYKTNNDRVEAFYQTKIFPEEYVRTANLMYDTEANLPVNHALSIFPVETKDEFPDGLTTISPIHVSGIRLGTLIVWRNDKEFDDDDLILVEIASTVVGIQLLNFQREEDEKNIRRRTAVTMAVNTLSYSELRAVSAILGELNGNEGQLTASVIADRIGITRSVIVNALRKLESAGIIESRSLGMKGTYLKVLIPDVFEEIKRRDY from the coding sequence ATGGCAAACTTATTAGCAAAAACACGAAAAATTACATCTATTTTGCGTCGTTCAGATGAGCGATTACAAGATGAATTACCTTACAATGCAATTACCCAGCAGCTAGCTGAAATTATGGATTGCAATGCTTGTATTGTAAACAGCAAGGGGCGTCTTTTGGGGTATTTCATGCGCTACAAGACGAACAATGACCGTGTGGAAGCATTTTATCAAACAAAAATCTTCCCAGAAGAGTATGTTCGCACAGCGAATTTGATGTACGATACAGAAGCTAATCTTCCTGTCAATCATGCTTTATCTATTTTTCCAGTCGAAACCAAAGATGAATTTCCAGATGGCTTGACGACGATTTCGCCTATTCATGTATCAGGGATTCGCTTAGGAACATTGATTGTTTGGCGAAATGATAAAGAATTTGATGATGATGACTTGATCTTGGTTGAAATTGCAAGTACAGTAGTTGGGATTCAGCTACTCAACTTCCAACGAGAAGAAGATGAAAAAAATATTCGCCGCAGAACAGCTGTAACCATGGCTGTGAATACGCTATCTTATTCAGAATTACGAGCTGTTTCAGCTATTTTAGGTGAACTAAATGGTAATGAAGGACAGTTGACAGCATCGGTCATTGCAGATCGTATTGGGATTACTCGCTCAGTGATTGTCAATGCTTTGCGTAAACTAGAGAGTGCAGGCATTATTGAGAGTCGTTCTTTAGGAATGAAAGGAACCTACCTTAAAGTCCTTATTCCCGATGTCTTTGAAGAGATTAAAAGGAGAGACTACTGA
- a CDS encoding cysteine hydrolase family protein, giving the protein MTKALISIDYTVDFVADDGKLTAGAPAQAISEAIAQVTEAAFERGDYIFFAIDAHDEGDTFHPESKLFPPHNIKGTSGRNLYGPLADFYETYQADSRVFWMDKRHYSAFSGTDLDIRLRERKVDTVILTGVLTDICVLHTAIDAYNLGYQIEVVEPAVASLSEENHKFALNHLQNVLGSTIIDNNLKVKKQ; this is encoded by the coding sequence ATGACAAAAGCATTGATTTCGATTGATTATACGGTGGATTTTGTGGCAGATGATGGCAAGTTGACAGCTGGAGCTCCAGCTCAGGCAATTTCTGAAGCTATTGCCCAAGTGACCGAGGCAGCTTTTGAGCGAGGAGATTATATCTTTTTTGCAATTGATGCGCATGACGAAGGAGATACTTTCCACCCAGAAAGTAAACTCTTTCCACCACACAATATCAAAGGAACTAGTGGACGCAATCTTTATGGACCATTGGCTGACTTTTATGAAACCTATCAAGCGGACTCTCGAGTCTTTTGGATGGATAAGCGTCATTATTCTGCCTTTTCCGGCACAGATTTGGATATACGTCTGCGAGAAAGAAAAGTAGACACGGTGATTCTGACAGGAGTCTTGACGGATATTTGCGTCCTGCATACGGCAATCGATGCCTACAATTTAGGGTATCAAATTGAGGTGGTAGAACCTGCGGTAGCTTCTCTTTCTGAAGAAAATCATAAATTTGCTCTCAATCACTTGCAAAATGTTTTAGGTTCGACTATAATAGATAACAATTTAAAAGTAAAAAAGCAGTAG
- the aspS gene encoding aspartate--tRNA ligase, with translation MKEVFIGNYGLEQVGQKMIATGWVANIRNHGKLAFIELRDREGLLQVFVAGDSPAFTEIEHLHKEDVIAVTGEVVEREARFVNKAIKSGQVELRAEAIQILASSKPLPFELDQHAHTGEELRQKYRYLDLRRSKMTENLKLRHQVTSTIRDYLNGKDFLEVETPYLTKSTPEGARDFLVPSRVFKNQFYALPQSPQMLKQLLMGAGLERYYQVVRCFRDEDLRGDRQPEFTQVDMEMSFASEKDIRMLVEEMLKAVVKKTHGLELTEAFPTISYEEAMNRFGTDKPDTRFGLELKNLTNLCQDNPSLLLKQAFARHEELWGICVPNATDSFTKKQLSHFYQEMKEFGASRFASLKVEAGEFQGDLASTFEAEAAAFIDRFEAQGDDLLLLVIAKKRQAQEALGHLRLEIAKQLDLINQSRLDFLWVLDWPLLEWNEEQERYQAMHHPFTQGIFEDGQEPGQFRSHAYDIVLNGYEIGGGSLRIHDRKSQEAMFELLGMEKEDYERDFGFFLEALDYGFPPHGGLALGLDRLVMILAGEENIRQVIAFPKNGTGFDPMLESPSQVDASQVKELQ, from the coding sequence ATGAAAGAAGTTTTTATTGGAAACTACGGTTTGGAACAAGTTGGTCAGAAAATGATAGCGACTGGGTGGGTTGCAAATATCCGAAATCATGGGAAATTGGCTTTTATAGAGCTACGAGACCGAGAAGGACTGCTTCAAGTTTTTGTCGCAGGTGATAGCCCGGCTTTTACTGAAATTGAACATCTACATAAAGAAGATGTGATTGCTGTTACAGGAGAAGTTGTCGAGCGAGAAGCCCGCTTTGTCAACAAAGCAATCAAGTCAGGGCAAGTCGAGCTGCGAGCGGAGGCAATTCAAATCCTTGCAAGCAGTAAACCTCTTCCTTTTGAACTCGATCAGCACGCCCATACAGGAGAAGAGTTGAGACAGAAATATCGCTATCTGGATTTGCGTCGGAGTAAGATGACAGAGAACCTCAAACTTCGTCACCAAGTAACCAGCACAATTCGTGACTACTTAAACGGTAAGGATTTTCTGGAAGTGGAGACACCTTATTTGACGAAATCTACACCAGAAGGAGCCAGAGATTTTTTGGTTCCTAGTCGAGTTTTTAAAAATCAATTTTATGCTTTACCTCAGAGTCCGCAAATGTTGAAGCAACTCCTAATGGGAGCTGGTCTGGAGCGTTATTATCAAGTTGTTCGCTGCTTTCGAGATGAGGATCTACGGGGAGACCGTCAGCCTGAATTTACTCAGGTCGATATGGAAATGAGCTTTGCTAGTGAAAAAGACATTCGCATGCTTGTAGAAGAGATGCTCAAAGCGGTTGTTAAGAAAACTCATGGTTTGGAGCTGACAGAAGCTTTTCCGACTATCAGTTATGAAGAAGCCATGAACCGCTTTGGTACAGATAAGCCGGATACGCGATTTGGTTTGGAATTAAAAAATCTGACCAATCTCTGTCAGGATAATCCCTCTCTTTTGCTCAAACAGGCTTTTGCTCGTCATGAAGAATTATGGGGCATTTGTGTTCCAAATGCTACGGATTCTTTCACGAAGAAGCAGCTCAGTCATTTCTATCAGGAAATGAAAGAATTTGGAGCTAGTAGGTTTGCTAGTCTTAAGGTAGAAGCAGGTGAATTTCAAGGGGATTTGGCTTCGACTTTTGAGGCAGAAGCAGCTGCTTTCATAGACCGATTTGAAGCGCAAGGCGATGATTTGCTTTTACTGGTCATTGCCAAGAAAAGACAAGCTCAAGAAGCCTTGGGGCATTTGCGATTGGAGATTGCCAAACAATTAGATTTAATCAATCAGAGTCGACTGGACTTCCTTTGGGTGCTGGATTGGCCTTTGCTAGAGTGGAATGAGGAGCAAGAACGCTATCAAGCCATGCACCATCCTTTCACACAGGGGATTTTTGAAGATGGGCAAGAGCCAGGTCAATTTCGCAGCCATGCCTACGACATTGTCTTGAATGGCTATGAAATTGGGGGCGGTAGTTTACGGATTCATGATCGAAAGAGTCAAGAAGCTATGTTTGAACTTCTGGGTATGGAAAAAGAAGATTACGAGCGTGACTTTGGCTTTTTCTTAGAAGCGCTTGATTATGGTTTTCCGCCGCATGGTGGTCTAGCACTGGGCTTGGATCGACTGGTTATGATTTTAGCTGGTGAAGAAAATATCCGTCAGGTCATTGCCTTTCCGAAGAATGGAACTGGTTTTGATCCTATGCTAGAAAGTCCCAGCCAAGTAGATGCGAGTCAAGTGAAAGAACTTCAGTAA